TCTACCGGGGTGTACTGGATTCCTGTTTTTGAAATCCTCGAATCAGACGGTTTTGAGGTAATCCTGGTAAATGCCCGCGAGGTAAAACAGGTGCCTGGACGGAAAACCGATTACAACGACGCTCAATGGCTCCAGAAATTACATCAATTCGGATTATTAAGGGCAAGTTTCCGTCCCGGCGAGCATATCGCAACCCTTCGTGCCTATTTACGCCACAGGGAGCGACTGATCGAATATTCTTCTGCCCACATCCAGCACATGCAGAAAGCCCTTATGCAGATGAACGTACAGCTTCACCATGTGGTGTCAGACATAACAGGTGCAACTGGCATGAGAATTATTCGGGACATTCTCGATGGAGAACGAGACGCAACCACATTGGCCGCCCACAGGGACATCAGATGCAAGGAGTCCGAGGAAACCATAGCTGCGGCACTTACTGGAAATTATCGCGAAGAACATGTCTTTGCATTGAAGCAGGCAGTTGAACTCCGGAACTTTTACGAAGAACGTATCAAAGAATGTGATGTCCGGATAGAAAAGGTTATGGCAAAACTGAACCAGAATAAGATACCCGCAGATATTCCTTTACCCGGGGCCAGGTCCAGAAATAAGTCAAATCATGAACCTGGCTTTGCGGTGCGCAGCTTACTGTATACGCTAACAGGAGTAGACCTGACACAGATAAACGGCTTTGGTCCCTATACAGCCCTTAGGCTTATCGGAGAGTGCGGAGATGACATGACGAAGTGGCCTACGGAAAAACACTTTACATCTTGGCTATCTCTGTCCCCCGGAAACAAGAAATCGGGCGGTAAAATCTTATCAAGCAAAACAGGGCGAACAAAAAACAGAGCCACCACCCTCTTGCGGATAGCTGCAGTAAATGTCGGAAAAACAGAAACAGCATTAGGAGCTTTCTACAGAAGACTGGCTGCCAGAATAGGAAAGGCAAAGGCTGTTATAGCCACTGCAAGGAAAATTGCAATCCTTTTTTACTCAATGATGAAGTACGGCAGGAACTATGTTGAGCCGGGAGTCGAATACTACGAGGCCCAGTACCGTAACCGGGTGCTGTCGAATCTCAAAAAGAGAGCTAAACGACTGGGATATGAGCTTATTGCCAACCCAATTCCGGTAACGATTGGTGCTGAAGTTTCTTAGGAAAGTGGCCGAACTCCTGAAAGGCGACAGCGAGGAGAAATCATGAATACGATTATTGCATTGGGAGATGAGGTAGGTATACGTGCAGCCTGTACCGCCCTTGCTGTATCCCGTGCCGGTTTCTATCGATGGAAAGTTCCGACAACAGGAAAGATGATTCGTCCCGTACCCCCTCTTGCCCTTTCTGCTTCTGAACGAAGTGAGGTACTTGATGTCCTTCATGAGGACCGTTTTATCGATAAAGCCCCTCAGGAGATCTATGCAAAGCTTCTTGATGAAAACAAATATATCTGCTCTATCCGCACTATGTACCGGATCATGGAAAAGGAAGGAGAGATAAAAGAGAGAAGAAATCAGCTGCTCCGTCCTCACTATACAAAACCGGAGCTTCTTGCAACAGTACAGAACCAAGTCTGGTCATGGGATATTACAAAATTGAAGGGACCGGTAAAGTGGACCTATTATTATCTCTATGTAATCCTCGACATATTCAGTCGCTATGTGGTGGGATGGATGGTAGCGCATAGAGAACTGGCCGTTCTTGCCCGTAAGCTGATTGAAGAGACTATCAAGAAACAATCAATTCAACCGGGTCAGCTTTTGATCCATGCAGACAGAGG
This region of Syntrophales bacterium genomic DNA includes:
- a CDS encoding IS110 family transposase yields the protein MTSKKGSVAFSVVHPDAAGIDIGATFHIVAVSPEHDSVPVRKFRSFTTDLRRLSQWLREIGITSVAMESTGVYWIPVFEILESDGFEVILVNAREVKQVPGRKTDYNDAQWLQKLHQFGLLRASFRPGEHIATLRAYLRHRERLIEYSSAHIQHMQKALMQMNVQLHHVVSDITGATGMRIIRDILDGERDATTLAAHRDIRCKESEETIAAALTGNYREEHVFALKQAVELRNFYEERIKECDVRIEKVMAKLNQNKIPADIPLPGARSRNKSNHEPGFAVRSLLYTLTGVDLTQINGFGPYTALRLIGECGDDMTKWPTEKHFTSWLSLSPGNKKSGGKILSSKTGRTKNRATTLLRIAAVNVGKTETALGAFYRRLAARIGKAKAVIATARKIAILFYSMMKYGRNYVEPGVEYYEAQYRNRVLSNLKKRAKRLGYELIANPIPVTIGAEVS